From the Pseudomonas sp. VD-NE ins genome, the window ATTACGCCCACGCTGATCGATGGCCGGGTTTTCCATCAGCAGCTCGCAGGAGCTGGCCAATACCATCAACGGCGTGCGCAACTCGTGACTGACATCGCTGGTGAACAATCTTTCACGGGTCAGCGCCTGACGCAGACGTCCCAGCGTGGCATCGAACGCCACCGCCAGTTCGCCGACTTCGTCTGCCGCATAATCCGGCGCCAGCGGCGGTGCCAGCCCGAGTAACTGGTCGCGATGGCGCACTTGTCGGGCCAAGCGCACCACCGGCGCCATCACCTTGCGCGCGAGCACCCAGCCAAGGAACACCGCCAGCGCCAGACTGAGCACGAAGCCCACCAGCACCACGGCAAACAGCACGCGCTCACGCTCTTCGAAATCGCTTTGATCCTGCAGCAGCACATAACGCCGACCGTCGACGATCTCGACCATTGCGTGATACGAAAGCTGCTCGCGGAACACTTCATGGAAACCCGCATCGAGGTGACGCAAGTCCTTGGGCAACTCGAAATCACCCGGCCCGCCGCTGAAATAGAACAACTGGTCCGGTTCCGGGCGATGGCTCCAGTCCGAAACATTGTCCATCAGCAGCAGACGCTGCAGGTCGCCGCCCAGCCCCGCCGAAATCAGTTTTTCTTCCACCAGGTGCACGGTCGCAACAATGCCCATGGCAAACGCGCCGGCCACCAGTGCGCTCATCAGCGCAAAGGCGATGATGATCCGTTGGGAAAGGCTTTGCTTAAACTCCATCGCGGCCCTCGGCCAAGCGATAACCGACGCCATGCACGGTGTGCAGCAGTGGTTTGGCGAACGGTTTGTCGATCACCTGACGCAACTGGTGGACGTGGCTGCGAAGGCTGTCGCTGTCCGGGCAATCATCGCCCCACAGCGCTTCTTCGAGAATTTCCCGGCGCAGCACGTGCGGGCTTTTCTGCATCAACACCGCCAGCAACTTGAGGCCGACCGGGTTGAGTTTCAGCAGTTTGCCTTCGCGGGTAACCTCCAGCGTGTCGAGGTCGTAGCTCAGATCACCGACCTGCAACGACCGGCGTCCGCCACCCTGGGTGCGGCGCATCACCGCTTCGACACGCGCGGCCAGTTCCGACAGGGCGAACGGTTTGACCAGGTAATCGTCAGCCCCGGACTTGAAGCCCTGCAAGCGGTCGTCGAGTTGATCGCGGGCAGTGAGCATGATCACCGGCGTGTCACGACGGGCGTCTTCACGCAGGCGTTTGCACAGGGTGTAGCCATCGATGCCGGGCAGCATGATGTCGAGCACGATCAGGTCGTAATGCTCGGTGGCGGCCAGATGCAGGCCTGACAGACCATCCTGGGCGCAATCGACGGTATAGCCTTTGAGCCCCAGGTAATCGGCCAGATTGGCGAGGATATCGCGGTTGTCTTCAACCAATAGAATTCGCATGGGCACTCCTCCGTACACAGTAACGGCCGTCATGGCTCGCGCAGCTTAAGGCCATCGCCAGCTCAGAGCTAGGGCTGAAAGCCTCGTAAATCAACTCTCTCAAGCAAATTCAAAGCTTAACGAGTTTTTCACTATTGGTTCACAACCTGACTACAGTGACAACGCGAGACTCTCGCGCCATTAGATATAAGGAATGTAGACAATGGACTTTTTCAAGACGGCGCCCATGCGCCTTCTGCTGTTGGTCACTGGCGTCTGGCTGGTGCTGTTCTTCCTGACCCGAACCGTCCTGCTGCTGACTCACCTTGATGAGGCCGGCGGCATTGCGCTTTCCGTCTTCGGCATCGGTCTGTTGTATGACCTGGGTTTCCTCGCCTACGCCGCATTGCCAATGGGCCTGTACCTGTTGCTGTGCCCGCCGGCGCTGTGGCGCCGTCGTGGTCATCGCTGGTTCCTGCAAGGGCTGCTGACCGTCAGCCTGTTCGCCATGCTGTTCGTTTCGGTGGCCGAGTGGCTGTTCTGGGACGAGTTCGGTGTGCGCTTCAATTTCATCGCCGTCGACTATCTGGTGTATTCCGACGAAGTACTGAACAACGTGCTGGAGTCGTATCCGATCGGTACGCTGCTGAGCATTCTCGCGCTACTGGCCGTTGCTCTCAGCTTCGCCCTGCGCAAGCCGTTCAATGCGGCGCTGGACGCTCCGCTGCCGCCGTCGCGTGGGCGTTTGCTCAATGCGCTGGCGTTGCTGGTGGTCGCCGGTCTGAGCCTGCAACTGCTCAGCCAGGATGCGCCACGTGCTCAGGGTGGCAATGCCTACCAGAACGAACTGGCCAGCAATGGCCCGTATCAGTTCTTCGCCGCGTTCCGGAACAACGAACTGGACTACACGCAGTTTTACGGCAGCCTGGCGCCGGAAAAAGTCGCCCAACAGATTCGTGCTGAACTGAATGAACCCAATGCACAGTTCATTGGCAAGGACCCGCAAGACATCCGCCGGATGATCGACAACCCCGGCACCCCGCGCACACCAAACATCGTGCTGGTCACCATCGAAAGCCTCAGCGCCAAATACCTGGGCAGCAATGGCGACGAGCGTAACCTGACACCGAATCTGGATGCCTTGCGCAAACAGAGCCTGTACTTCAGCAACTTCTACGCCACCGGAACGCGTACCGACCGAGGCCTGGAAGCCATCACCCTGGCCATTCCACCGACTCCGGGGCGTTCGATCGTCAAGCGCATCGGCCGCGAAAGCGGTTTCGCCAGCCTTGGCCAGCAACTCAGTGCGGTGGGTTACGACAGCGTGTTTGTCTACGGCGGACGCGGTTACTTTGACAACATGAACGCGTTTTTCAGTGGCAATGGTTACCGCGTGGTCGATCAGAGCAGCGTTGACGAAGCCGAGATTCACTTCAAGAACGCCTGGGGCATGGCCGATGAGGATCTTTACAAGCAGACGTTGAAGCTGGCCGATGCGGATTACGCCAAACAACAGCCGTTCTTGCTGCAGTTGATGACCACCTCCAACCATCGCCCCTACACCTACCCGGACGACCGGATCGACATCAAATCCGGTAACGGTCGTGATGGCGCGGTGAAATACACCGACTACGCGATTGGCCAGTTCCTTGAGCAGGCACGGCAGAAACCGTGGTTCGACAACACGATCTTCATCTTCGTCGCCGACCACACGGCAGGCAGCGCCGGCAAAGAAGATTTGCCGATTACCAATTACCAGATTCCGCTGTTTATCTATGCGCCGAAACTGGTCGAGCCGCGTGAAAGTGGCCAACTGGCCAGCCAGATCGACCTTGCGCCGACGCTGCTGGGCTTGTTGAACATGGATTACCAATCGACGTTCTTCGGTCGCAATCTGTTGCAGGACAACCCGCTGCCACCGCGTGTCGTGGTCGGCAACTACCAGCATCTAGGCCTGTTCGACGGCAAGGATCTGGCGA encodes:
- a CDS encoding LTA synthase family protein, with product MDFFKTAPMRLLLLVTGVWLVLFFLTRTVLLLTHLDEAGGIALSVFGIGLLYDLGFLAYAALPMGLYLLLCPPALWRRRGHRWFLQGLLTVSLFAMLFVSVAEWLFWDEFGVRFNFIAVDYLVYSDEVLNNVLESYPIGTLLSILALLAVALSFALRKPFNAALDAPLPPSRGRLLNALALLVVAGLSLQLLSQDAPRAQGGNAYQNELASNGPYQFFAAFRNNELDYTQFYGSLAPEKVAQQIRAELNEPNAQFIGKDPQDIRRMIDNPGTPRTPNIVLVTIESLSAKYLGSNGDERNLTPNLDALRKQSLYFSNFYATGTRTDRGLEAITLAIPPTPGRSIVKRIGRESGFASLGQQLSAVGYDSVFVYGGRGYFDNMNAFFSGNGYRVVDQSSVDEAEIHFKNAWGMADEDLYKQTLKLADADYAKQQPFLLQLMTTSNHRPYTYPDDRIDIKSGNGRDGAVKYTDYAIGQFLEQARQKPWFDNTIFIFVADHTAGSAGKEDLPITNYQIPLFIYAPKLVEPRESGQLASQIDLAPTLLGLLNMDYQSTFFGRNLLQDNPLPPRVVVGNYQHLGLFDGKDLAILSPRQGLRRHDDALTESRESRVTSDDPLISRAITYYQTASYGFKQQLLAWKTPKEGAPQVSER
- the colR gene encoding two-component system response regulator ColR → MRILLVEDNRDILANLADYLGLKGYTVDCAQDGLSGLHLAATEHYDLIVLDIMLPGIDGYTLCKRLREDARRDTPVIMLTARDQLDDRLQGFKSGADDYLVKPFALSELAARVEAVMRRTQGGGRRSLQVGDLSYDLDTLEVTREGKLLKLNPVGLKLLAVLMQKSPHVLRREILEEALWGDDCPDSDSLRSHVHQLRQVIDKPFAKPLLHTVHGVGYRLAEGRDGV
- a CDS encoding HAMP domain-containing sensor histidine kinase, which produces MEFKQSLSQRIIIAFALMSALVAGAFAMGIVATVHLVEEKLISAGLGGDLQRLLLMDNVSDWSHRPEPDQLFYFSGGPGDFELPKDLRHLDAGFHEVFREQLSYHAMVEIVDGRRYVLLQDQSDFEERERVLFAVVLVGFVLSLALAVFLGWVLARKVMAPVVRLARQVRHRDQLLGLAPPLAPDYAADEVGELAVAFDATLGRLRQALTRERLFTSDVSHELRTPLMVLASSCELLMENPAIDQRGRNQVERIARASEEMRELVQTFLMLARSQREDAGSAPQQNLAQVADSLLCMWREPIESKGLTLQFEPGNPPTSCYNATLLTAVMGNLLRNACHYTEKGFIRLTLTANGFVVEDSGVGIPEEKREAMFEPFVRGSEKRGEGLGLGLSLVQRICENQGWTVSLSTMEPNGCRFEVDLGKI